One window from the genome of Leptidea sinapis chromosome 24, ilLepSina1.1, whole genome shotgun sequence encodes:
- the LOC126971641 gene encoding uncharacterized protein LOC126971641 — MDSFFFLEYRELLLDEKKFYNFFRMSVSSFECLLKSLEPHIRKNYTNMRNPVEPVEMLGITLRYLGSGNSITDLHFKFKRGKSTIAYIIQRVCRAIWTNLLRDNIPELTTESFQTIARGFDVKANFPQCVGAIDGKHIRVCNPANSGSLFFNYKAFFSIVLLAIVDSNYKFVFVDIGAYGKECDSTILQNSKLYELMINNNLPLPQPQPLSGSNIPTPYVFVGDEAFGLSKHIMRPYGGQNLDLQQKVFNYRLSRARRYVECAFGIMANKWRIFHRPIDVSYDFATDIIKACCVLHNFVADRDGFRQRDKFAISVDEFLPIQPVHEEQTAPNVIRQQYATYFMTRGTLPWQLNKV, encoded by the exons atggacagttttttttttttagaatatcggGAGTTGCTATTAGACGAAaagaagttttataatttttttagaatgaGTGTATCCAGCTTCGAATGTTTATTGAAGTCCTTAGAACCACACATACGAAAAAACTATACTAATATGAGGAATCCAGTGGAACCAGTAGAAATGCTGGGAATCACTTTAag ataccTAGGAAGTGGAAATTCAATAACTGAtttacatttcaaattcaaacggGGAAAATCTACTATTGCATATATAATACAAAGAGTTTGTCGTGCTATATGGACCAATCTTCTTCGAGACAACATCCCTGAACTGACAACTGAAAGTTTCCAAACAATAGCGAGGGGTTTTGATGTAAAGGCAAATTTTCCTCAATGTGTTGGTGCCATCGACGGCAAACATATCCGCGTGTGTAATCCTGCAAATAGTggctcacttttttttaattataaagccTTTTTTTCGATTGTGTTGCTAGCTATTGTGGATTCAAATTACAAATTCGTATTTGTCGACATCGGTGCATACGGAAAAGAATGCGATTCAACCATATTACAAAATTCTAAACTGTACGAGCTAATGATTAACAACAACTTACCACTACCTCAACCCCAGCCACTCTCTGGTAGCAATATACCAACCCCGTATGTATTTGTGGGTGACGAAGCTTTTGGACTGAGCAAACATATTATGCGTCCATATGGCGGTCAAAATCTCGACTTACAACAAAAGGTTTTCAATTACCGTCTAAGCAGAGCCAGAAGATATGTCGAATGCGCTTTTGGGATTATGGCTAACAAATGGCGCATTTTTCACAGACCGATAGACGTGTCCTATGACTTCGCTACTGACATTATAAAAGCATGTTGTgtattacacaattttgtcGCTGATCGAGATGGTTTTAGACAAAGagataaatttgctataagtgttGATGAATTTCTCCCAATACAACCCGTACATGAAGAACAGACAGCACCGAATGTCATAAGACAGCAATATGCGACCTATTTTATGACTAGAGGAACTCTGCCTTGGCAGCTAAATAAGGTATAA
- the LOC126971677 gene encoding uncharacterized protein LOC126971677, translating into MNTIEEIDIDYLITLIQEREIIWDKSNVDFKNKNLKTKAWEDISKVLFPDYENFTAERKNKVGNDLIKKWRSVKDNYFRYSKKLKEASKSGSGATKLKKYHLYNQLLFLRKVEQNATESSLDSPREINNESTSTNDDITTDNTPRYVPVARKRAMQMDEFEREGLKLLKEPENRHMSFFRAILPSIQEFSDRETLRFQSKVIQIIDEMRYGQTSSYVSGPSTSHQPPYGYQTANFQSTYISDFNNSITSPETSQASEETEYDFSNL; encoded by the exons ATGAATACCATTGAAGAAATTGACATAGATTACTTGATTACATTGATACAGGAAAGGGAAATTATATGGGACAAGTCAAAcgtagattttaaaaataaaaatttaaaaacaaaagcctGGGAAGACatatcaaaagttttatttcctgATTACGAGAATTTCACAGCTGAACGAAAAAATAAAGTTG gtaatgatttaataaaaaaatggagaAGTGTAAAAGATAATTACTTcagatattcaaaaaaattaaaagaagcaTCAAAATCGGGCTCGGGCGCTACGAAACTGAAGAAGTATCATTTATACAATCAACTCCTTTTTTTGAGAAAAGTGGAACAAAATGCCACCGAATCTAGCTTAGACTCGCCTAGAGAAATCAACAATGAATCTACGTCTACAAATGATGACATTACCACAGACAACACTCCGCGCTATGTTCCAGTCGCGCGCAAAAGGGCAATGCAAATGGATGAGTTTGAAAGAGAAGGACTAAAACTTCTCAAGGAGCCGGAAAATCGCCATATGTCCTTTTTCAGAGCTATATTGCCATCTATTCAAGAATTTTCCGACCGAGAAACTCTCCGTTTCCAAAGtaaagttatacaaattatagatGAAATGCGGTATGGACAAACATCATCATATGTGAGTGGCCCATCAACGTCTCACCAACCACCATATGGGTATCAAACAGCAAATTTTCAAAGTACATACAtttctgattttaataattcaattacatCTCCAGAAACATCTCAAGCAAGTGAAGAAACTGAATacgatttttctaatttgtaa
- the LOC126971547 gene encoding rab3 GTPase-activating protein regulatory subunit isoform X1, which translates to MCNVEQIADCGDISSLGRTLFISDRDDSTWITSCFTSLSSCGNFLAVGYKNRLCFMNTQWISSTDTNSFIISWSGTLPSEIKTLLCLSLCPTHQSSQSGPDWFCVIVGFINGCVGFYSNTGHLLMMEKLDEKPVLKISCHTGTYGTMPDDIHILFTHCIYIISGASLFQTLRMAKAQLAKVHAGVQEDYAVDNKSIKIRKWIFSGQDCINDAAVVGLDLKNTYDHLLAASVYGGYEVWYRSVPPVNSLIVAAGEAPYVGFHYAVEGGTAPPLQDVARAVANKIKSALPGWLGGSTETAATNTEPLIRAEALMMRNGLYDSQRNGNSVVISLDRRLAAITDNLGRVAVLDINKGYLIRLFKGCRDAQCSFIQLFDSDAKKPQLSVVKDIKRAVFLVIYNPKKGLVDIRLMQRGNRVAVFTATKNGKLIYNTCGLVGAHKSYTHKKLNLPEFQCVLLDPDGKIKKFNIPFYYSLEGEHLDRSKDLHILRGMREILKRLSNDDEVMEEIIQSVSKLKTVEIKRHCLEILIKHFNSFNKVVMNCIDIIWDSVFSENSIDEKNKEYVINLVLTSLFYRYIKGEDNTEDIERLVDKIRIHYDVSYNDDLDITERSITDGEIIEFHLLEDDSCVLERLLMLAQEKDYKEYQHARVTFADSRSNEYQEFISCFVLDKTSKCISLKTNISEEKLFNVASNIFASIMQLNYVNKLSYFLKKSLINSKDIIKLVLLHVMNMPLEEINIDLIENVIKILYYICQSNTEAKNITYNEISPWWESIRVMIIDMPCPLRSMIIAMVCKAVVKIIESEGSDGTWESVTAENAKWQILIGKLEDISILSIILIFKESYNGKAMPKVQLDDIKINFKFIYTRGKGSVTELIAKWLCNMGTPPEAIIANELMNTFDMSSTAIANTNDDFKESDDPASYVLMENNRQCIDDNPKIFKWLSLLRRQFPLSTKTDYIIANMCWEYAVAWQKNVKNTEILSALIQCLVSISNTHLQLGLFSIIWSTYLKQIFEINCRLINKIGKLPKDQFCEQEVGFNCDALLLFFENSTKFLAEFYKCLINSRIQEKEVIEFEKIWDESLPSLVEVAQESVNVNSEILKLNHQISCTIYYQCYFNVKFSKPLDTLYDIDYQYIFDSLVGSAHRELNLQPSEKLTVPRKKYLTKLIRAAIETISCVNTQGENIVYNDDECLNWIDNVSCLAECWNIDVNFVRRQHVIGLYHLGYDALVENKLGLILDPSDLLSPLVAITIQRLKRDLENTPNPSEWIVSVPPQIYKRLQTTALDSSIPSSPSLISTLSVLQKLLALIDKKTTEGSCDPQELKLASVIVECCEILVRRKL; encoded by the exons atgtGTAATGTAGAACAAATAGCAGATTGTGGTGATATTTCTAGTTTAGGTAGAACATTATTCATTTCTGATAGAGATG ATTCCACATGGATCACCAGCTGCTTTACATCGTTATCATCTTGTGGGAATTTTCTGGCTGTGGGTTATAAAAACCGACTATGTTTTATGAATACACAATGGATTAGTTCAACGGATACCAATTCTTTCATAATATCATGGAGTGGAACACTTCCATCGGAAATAAAAACTCTCCTTTGTCTATCACTATGCCCTACTCATCAATCATCACAG AGTGGTCCAGATTGGTTTTGTGTGATAGTTGGATTTATAAATGGATGTGTTGGATTCTATTCAAATACTGGGCATCTCTTAATGATGGAAAAACTTGATGAAAAAccagttttaaaaatatcatgTCATACTGGAACATATGGAACAATGCCTGATGATATTCACATTTTATTTACTCATtgcatttatataatatctggGGCAAGCTTATTTCAAACCTTAAGGATGGCTAAAGCACAACTTGCTAaag tcCATGCAGGTGTTCAAGAAGATTATGCAGTTGATAACAAGAGTATTAAAATTCGGAAATGGATATTTTCTGGCCAAGATTGCATAAATGATGCCGCAGTTGTTGGTCTCGATCTAAAGAACACATATGACCACTTATTAGCTGCTTCAGTCTATGGCGGATATGAAGTTTG GTATCGTTCAGTGCCTCCAGTGAACTCATTGATAGTTGCTGCTGGTGAGGCACCATATGTTGGTTTTCATTACGCTGTTGAAGGAGGAACTGCCCCACCATTGCAAGATGTTGCTAGAGCTGTcgcaaacaaaataaaatctgCACTACC aggCTGGCTTGGTGGATCCACGGAGACAGCAGCTACCAACACTGAACCACTTATACGTGCCGAGGCTCTGATGATGCGTAATGGACTGTATGATTCCCAACGAAATGGAAATTCAGTTGTTATTTCACTTGATAGAAGACTAGCTGCTATCACAGATAATCTAGGGCGAGTTGCCGTCCTAGATATTAATAAAGGATATCTAATAAGATTGTTTAAAGGATGTAGGGATGCGCAATGTTCTTTTATACAA CTCTTTGATTCTGATGCCAAAAAACCCCAGCTATCAGTTGTAAAAGACATCAAAAGAGCAGTgtttttagtaatttataatCCTAAGAAAGGACTTGTAGATATAAGATTAATGCAAAGAGGCAATAGAGTTGCAGTATTTACAGCAACAAAAAATGGTAAActcatatacaatacatgtgGTTTAGTAGGTGCGCATAAAAGTTATACTCATAAAAAACTTAATCTGCCCGAGTTTCAGTGTGTGCTTTTAGATCCAGAtgggaaaataaaaaaattcaatattccATTTTACTATTCCCTCGAGGGTGAACATTTGGACAGATCTAaggatttacatattttacgaGGAATGCGTGAAATTTTGAAAAGATTAAGTAATGACGATGAAGTAATGGAAGAAATCATTCAGAGTGTTTCAAAGTTGAAGACAGTAGAAATAAAGAGGCACTGCTTAGAGATTTTAATCAAGCATTTCAATTCATTTAATAAAGTCGTAATGAATTGCATAGACATTATTTGGGATAGTGTATTCTCTGAGAACTCAATcgatgaaaaaaataaagaatatgtTATTAATTTGGTTCTTACAAGTTTATTTTACCGGTATATAAAAGGAGAAGATAACACAGAGGACATTGAAAGATTAGTCGataaaattagaattcattatGATGTTTCTTATAACGATGATCTGGATATAACCGAAAGAAGTATAACAGATGGTGAAATCATTGAATTTCATCTTTTGGAAGACGATAGTTGTGTGTTAGAAAGGTTACTCATGTTAGCCCAAGAAAAGGATTACAAAGAATATCAGCACGCAAGAGTAACATTTGCTGATAGTCGAAGTAATGAGTACCAAGAATTCATTTCCTGTTTTGTTTTAGATAAAACAAGCAAATGTATTTctcttaaaacaaatatatccgaagaaaaattatttaatgtagcATCTAACATATTTGCATCAATTATGCAGCTAAATTATGTAAACAAACTGTCGTATTTTCTTAAAAAGAGCTTAATTAATTCTAAGGATATCATAAAACTTGTTCTTTTACATGTGATGAACATGCCGTTAGAAGAAATTAACATTGACCTTAtcgaaaatgtaattaaaatattgtattacattTGTCAATCTAATACTGAAGCAAAGAATATAACGTACAATGAAATATCTCCATGGTGGGAAAGTATCAGGGTAATGATTATCGATATGCCGTGTCCCTTAAGAAGTATGATCATAGCGATGGTTTGTAAAGCGgtagttaaaataattgaatctgAGGGATCGGATGGTACTTGGGAGTCGGTTACAGCTGAAAATGCGAAATGGCAAATATTGATTGGTAAACTTGAAGATATTTctatattaagtataatattaatattcaaagaATCTTACAACGGTAAGGCCATGCCAAAAGTGCAACttgatgatattaaaataaattttaaatttatttacacaagAGGAAAAGGCTCTGTTACTGAATTGATAGCAAAATGGTTGTGTAATATGGGGACGCCGCCTGAAGCAATTATTGCTAATGAGTTAATGAATACTTTTGACATGTCGAGCACTGCTATTGCCAATACTAACGATGACTTTAAAGAAAGTGATGATCCAGCTTCATACGTCTTAATGGAAAATAATCGGCAATGTATTGATGACAatcctaaaatatttaaatggttgTCCCTTCTTAGGCGACAATTTCCATTGAGTACAAAGACTGATTACATAATTGCTAATATGTGTTGGGAATATGCAGTCGCGTGGCAAAAGAATGTAAAAAATACTGAAATACTATCCGCTTTGATCCAGTGTCTTGTAAGCATATCCAATACACACTTACAATTGGGCTTGTTTTCCATTATATGGTCgacatatttaaaacaaatatttgaaataaattgtcGTTTGATAAACAAGATAGGCAAACTGCCAAAGGATCAATTTTGTGAGCAAGAAGTGGGGTTTAACTGCGACGCCCTATTACTGTTTTTTGAAAATTCAACAAAATTTTTAGCGGAATTTTACAAATGTTTAATCAATTCCCGCATACAGGAAAAAGAAGTGATTGAATTCGAAAAAATCTGGGACGAAAGTCTACCGTCATTGGTTGAGGTTGCTCAGGAATCTGTGAATGTTAATAGTGAAATTCTAAAGCTAAATCATCAAATATCGTGTACAATATATTATCAGTGTTACTTTAACGTTAAGTTTTCCAAACCCTTAGATACATTGTATGATATTGACTACCAGTACATATTTGACTCCTTAGTGGGAAGTGCGCACAGAGAGCTAAATCTTCAACCATCAGAGAAATTGACAGTTCCTCGGAAGAAGTATTTAACCAAGCTTATACGAGCGGCAATAGAAACAATAAGCTGCGTCAATACTCAAGGTGAAAATATAGTATACAATGATGATGAATGCCTCAATTGGATTGATAATGTATCATGCTTAGCCGAATGTTGGAATATCGATGTCAACTTCGTCAGAAGGCAACAT GTTATTGGTTTGTATCACTTAGGGTACGACGCGCTGGTGGAAAACAAATTGGGATTAATATTGGATCCATCCGATTTGTTGTCGCCATTAGTTGCCATTACAATACAAAGATTAAAGAGGGATCTTGAAAACACACCAAACCCATCAGAGTGGATCGTTTCGGTACCTCCGCAAATTTACAAACGACTTCAGACGACG GCACTTGATTCATCAATACCGTCCAGTCCTTCGCTGATCTCAACTCTATCagtgttacaaaaattattggctctaattgataaaaaaacaactgaaggCTCATGCGATCCGCAGGAATTAAAACTTGCATCTGTTATTGTGGAGTGCTGTGAAATATTAGTTAGAAggaaattgtaa
- the LOC126971547 gene encoding rab3 GTPase-activating protein regulatory subunit isoform X2, protein MCNVEQIADCGDISSLGRTLFISDRDDSTWITSCFTSLSSCGNFLAVGYKNRLCFMNTQWISSTDTNSFIISWSGTLPSEIKTLLCLSLCPTHQSSQSGPDWFCVIVGFINGCVGFYSNTGHLLMMEKLDEKPVLKISCHTGTYGTMPDDIHILFTHCIYIISGASLFQTLRMAKAQLAKGVQEDYAVDNKSIKIRKWIFSGQDCINDAAVVGLDLKNTYDHLLAASVYGGYEVWYRSVPPVNSLIVAAGEAPYVGFHYAVEGGTAPPLQDVARAVANKIKSALPGWLGGSTETAATNTEPLIRAEALMMRNGLYDSQRNGNSVVISLDRRLAAITDNLGRVAVLDINKGYLIRLFKGCRDAQCSFIQLFDSDAKKPQLSVVKDIKRAVFLVIYNPKKGLVDIRLMQRGNRVAVFTATKNGKLIYNTCGLVGAHKSYTHKKLNLPEFQCVLLDPDGKIKKFNIPFYYSLEGEHLDRSKDLHILRGMREILKRLSNDDEVMEEIIQSVSKLKTVEIKRHCLEILIKHFNSFNKVVMNCIDIIWDSVFSENSIDEKNKEYVINLVLTSLFYRYIKGEDNTEDIERLVDKIRIHYDVSYNDDLDITERSITDGEIIEFHLLEDDSCVLERLLMLAQEKDYKEYQHARVTFADSRSNEYQEFISCFVLDKTSKCISLKTNISEEKLFNVASNIFASIMQLNYVNKLSYFLKKSLINSKDIIKLVLLHVMNMPLEEINIDLIENVIKILYYICQSNTEAKNITYNEISPWWESIRVMIIDMPCPLRSMIIAMVCKAVVKIIESEGSDGTWESVTAENAKWQILIGKLEDISILSIILIFKESYNGKAMPKVQLDDIKINFKFIYTRGKGSVTELIAKWLCNMGTPPEAIIANELMNTFDMSSTAIANTNDDFKESDDPASYVLMENNRQCIDDNPKIFKWLSLLRRQFPLSTKTDYIIANMCWEYAVAWQKNVKNTEILSALIQCLVSISNTHLQLGLFSIIWSTYLKQIFEINCRLINKIGKLPKDQFCEQEVGFNCDALLLFFENSTKFLAEFYKCLINSRIQEKEVIEFEKIWDESLPSLVEVAQESVNVNSEILKLNHQISCTIYYQCYFNVKFSKPLDTLYDIDYQYIFDSLVGSAHRELNLQPSEKLTVPRKKYLTKLIRAAIETISCVNTQGENIVYNDDECLNWIDNVSCLAECWNIDVNFVRRQHVIGLYHLGYDALVENKLGLILDPSDLLSPLVAITIQRLKRDLENTPNPSEWIVSVPPQIYKRLQTTALDSSIPSSPSLISTLSVLQKLLALIDKKTTEGSCDPQELKLASVIVECCEILVRRKL, encoded by the exons atgtGTAATGTAGAACAAATAGCAGATTGTGGTGATATTTCTAGTTTAGGTAGAACATTATTCATTTCTGATAGAGATG ATTCCACATGGATCACCAGCTGCTTTACATCGTTATCATCTTGTGGGAATTTTCTGGCTGTGGGTTATAAAAACCGACTATGTTTTATGAATACACAATGGATTAGTTCAACGGATACCAATTCTTTCATAATATCATGGAGTGGAACACTTCCATCGGAAATAAAAACTCTCCTTTGTCTATCACTATGCCCTACTCATCAATCATCACAG AGTGGTCCAGATTGGTTTTGTGTGATAGTTGGATTTATAAATGGATGTGTTGGATTCTATTCAAATACTGGGCATCTCTTAATGATGGAAAAACTTGATGAAAAAccagttttaaaaatatcatgTCATACTGGAACATATGGAACAATGCCTGATGATATTCACATTTTATTTACTCATtgcatttatataatatctggGGCAAGCTTATTTCAAACCTTAAGGATGGCTAAAGCACAACTTGCTAaag GTGTTCAAGAAGATTATGCAGTTGATAACAAGAGTATTAAAATTCGGAAATGGATATTTTCTGGCCAAGATTGCATAAATGATGCCGCAGTTGTTGGTCTCGATCTAAAGAACACATATGACCACTTATTAGCTGCTTCAGTCTATGGCGGATATGAAGTTTG GTATCGTTCAGTGCCTCCAGTGAACTCATTGATAGTTGCTGCTGGTGAGGCACCATATGTTGGTTTTCATTACGCTGTTGAAGGAGGAACTGCCCCACCATTGCAAGATGTTGCTAGAGCTGTcgcaaacaaaataaaatctgCACTACC aggCTGGCTTGGTGGATCCACGGAGACAGCAGCTACCAACACTGAACCACTTATACGTGCCGAGGCTCTGATGATGCGTAATGGACTGTATGATTCCCAACGAAATGGAAATTCAGTTGTTATTTCACTTGATAGAAGACTAGCTGCTATCACAGATAATCTAGGGCGAGTTGCCGTCCTAGATATTAATAAAGGATATCTAATAAGATTGTTTAAAGGATGTAGGGATGCGCAATGTTCTTTTATACAA CTCTTTGATTCTGATGCCAAAAAACCCCAGCTATCAGTTGTAAAAGACATCAAAAGAGCAGTgtttttagtaatttataatCCTAAGAAAGGACTTGTAGATATAAGATTAATGCAAAGAGGCAATAGAGTTGCAGTATTTACAGCAACAAAAAATGGTAAActcatatacaatacatgtgGTTTAGTAGGTGCGCATAAAAGTTATACTCATAAAAAACTTAATCTGCCCGAGTTTCAGTGTGTGCTTTTAGATCCAGAtgggaaaataaaaaaattcaatattccATTTTACTATTCCCTCGAGGGTGAACATTTGGACAGATCTAaggatttacatattttacgaGGAATGCGTGAAATTTTGAAAAGATTAAGTAATGACGATGAAGTAATGGAAGAAATCATTCAGAGTGTTTCAAAGTTGAAGACAGTAGAAATAAAGAGGCACTGCTTAGAGATTTTAATCAAGCATTTCAATTCATTTAATAAAGTCGTAATGAATTGCATAGACATTATTTGGGATAGTGTATTCTCTGAGAACTCAATcgatgaaaaaaataaagaatatgtTATTAATTTGGTTCTTACAAGTTTATTTTACCGGTATATAAAAGGAGAAGATAACACAGAGGACATTGAAAGATTAGTCGataaaattagaattcattatGATGTTTCTTATAACGATGATCTGGATATAACCGAAAGAAGTATAACAGATGGTGAAATCATTGAATTTCATCTTTTGGAAGACGATAGTTGTGTGTTAGAAAGGTTACTCATGTTAGCCCAAGAAAAGGATTACAAAGAATATCAGCACGCAAGAGTAACATTTGCTGATAGTCGAAGTAATGAGTACCAAGAATTCATTTCCTGTTTTGTTTTAGATAAAACAAGCAAATGTATTTctcttaaaacaaatatatccgaagaaaaattatttaatgtagcATCTAACATATTTGCATCAATTATGCAGCTAAATTATGTAAACAAACTGTCGTATTTTCTTAAAAAGAGCTTAATTAATTCTAAGGATATCATAAAACTTGTTCTTTTACATGTGATGAACATGCCGTTAGAAGAAATTAACATTGACCTTAtcgaaaatgtaattaaaatattgtattacattTGTCAATCTAATACTGAAGCAAAGAATATAACGTACAATGAAATATCTCCATGGTGGGAAAGTATCAGGGTAATGATTATCGATATGCCGTGTCCCTTAAGAAGTATGATCATAGCGATGGTTTGTAAAGCGgtagttaaaataattgaatctgAGGGATCGGATGGTACTTGGGAGTCGGTTACAGCTGAAAATGCGAAATGGCAAATATTGATTGGTAAACTTGAAGATATTTctatattaagtataatattaatattcaaagaATCTTACAACGGTAAGGCCATGCCAAAAGTGCAACttgatgatattaaaataaattttaaatttatttacacaagAGGAAAAGGCTCTGTTACTGAATTGATAGCAAAATGGTTGTGTAATATGGGGACGCCGCCTGAAGCAATTATTGCTAATGAGTTAATGAATACTTTTGACATGTCGAGCACTGCTATTGCCAATACTAACGATGACTTTAAAGAAAGTGATGATCCAGCTTCATACGTCTTAATGGAAAATAATCGGCAATGTATTGATGACAatcctaaaatatttaaatggttgTCCCTTCTTAGGCGACAATTTCCATTGAGTACAAAGACTGATTACATAATTGCTAATATGTGTTGGGAATATGCAGTCGCGTGGCAAAAGAATGTAAAAAATACTGAAATACTATCCGCTTTGATCCAGTGTCTTGTAAGCATATCCAATACACACTTACAATTGGGCTTGTTTTCCATTATATGGTCgacatatttaaaacaaatatttgaaataaattgtcGTTTGATAAACAAGATAGGCAAACTGCCAAAGGATCAATTTTGTGAGCAAGAAGTGGGGTTTAACTGCGACGCCCTATTACTGTTTTTTGAAAATTCAACAAAATTTTTAGCGGAATTTTACAAATGTTTAATCAATTCCCGCATACAGGAAAAAGAAGTGATTGAATTCGAAAAAATCTGGGACGAAAGTCTACCGTCATTGGTTGAGGTTGCTCAGGAATCTGTGAATGTTAATAGTGAAATTCTAAAGCTAAATCATCAAATATCGTGTACAATATATTATCAGTGTTACTTTAACGTTAAGTTTTCCAAACCCTTAGATACATTGTATGATATTGACTACCAGTACATATTTGACTCCTTAGTGGGAAGTGCGCACAGAGAGCTAAATCTTCAACCATCAGAGAAATTGACAGTTCCTCGGAAGAAGTATTTAACCAAGCTTATACGAGCGGCAATAGAAACAATAAGCTGCGTCAATACTCAAGGTGAAAATATAGTATACAATGATGATGAATGCCTCAATTGGATTGATAATGTATCATGCTTAGCCGAATGTTGGAATATCGATGTCAACTTCGTCAGAAGGCAACAT GTTATTGGTTTGTATCACTTAGGGTACGACGCGCTGGTGGAAAACAAATTGGGATTAATATTGGATCCATCCGATTTGTTGTCGCCATTAGTTGCCATTACAATACAAAGATTAAAGAGGGATCTTGAAAACACACCAAACCCATCAGAGTGGATCGTTTCGGTACCTCCGCAAATTTACAAACGACTTCAGACGACG GCACTTGATTCATCAATACCGTCCAGTCCTTCGCTGATCTCAACTCTATCagtgttacaaaaattattggctctaattgataaaaaaacaactgaaggCTCATGCGATCCGCAGGAATTAAAACTTGCATCTGTTATTGTGGAGTGCTGTGAAATATTAGTTAGAAggaaattgtaa